The Micromonospora krabiensis genome window below encodes:
- a CDS encoding RuvC family protein translates to MTQPTPPKVIGLDLSLTCTGVAGNGWTDTIKPPTKLRGHERLQWIEDRIGDFAYRADLIAVEGPAYGTQRAGIQRGHHERAGLWWITTQRLWVNKIPFAVVDPTSVKRYATGKGNADKAAIMLAVARRFPWFDGGEDEADALILAAMAADHLGHPLADMPATHRKALDAVQWPDLLRAAGYGEPQRDPNACDTPGHPARPSGWCPICHGEPDEKTAALAALGRGTDDTRKDAA, encoded by the coding sequence GTGACCCAGCCGACACCGCCGAAAGTCATCGGCCTTGACCTGTCACTCACCTGCACCGGCGTCGCCGGCAACGGCTGGACCGACACCATCAAGCCGCCCACCAAGCTCCGCGGCCACGAGCGCCTCCAGTGGATCGAAGACCGCATCGGCGACTTCGCCTACCGAGCCGACCTCATCGCCGTCGAAGGCCCCGCCTACGGAACCCAACGCGCCGGCATCCAACGCGGCCACCACGAACGCGCCGGCCTCTGGTGGATCACTACCCAGCGGCTGTGGGTCAACAAGATCCCGTTCGCCGTTGTCGACCCCACCTCGGTGAAGCGGTACGCCACCGGCAAGGGCAACGCCGACAAGGCGGCCATCATGCTCGCCGTCGCCCGCCGCTTCCCCTGGTTCGACGGCGGCGAAGACGAAGCCGACGCCCTCATCCTCGCCGCGATGGCCGCCGACCACCTCGGCCACCCCCTCGCCGACATGCCCGCCACCCACCGCAAAGCCCTCGACGCCGTCCAGTGGCCCGACCTGCTCCGCGCCGCCGGCTACGGCGAACCCCAGCGCGACCCCAACGCCTGCGACACCCCCGGGCATCCGGCCCGCCCGTCCGGCTGGTGCCCCATCTGCCACGGCGAACCAGACGAGAAGACCGCCGCCCTCGCCGCACTGGGCCGCGGTACCGACGACACCCGAAAGGACGCCGCCTGA
- a CDS encoding DNA cytosine methyltransferase: MNLDLYAGAGGWDEGARRIGLRNIIGIDNWWDACATAKAAGHLRIQADVSTYPTAPFAGQVRGKIGSPPCGPFSRAGKQLGLLDQARVHALVNRMAAGDDHWQDMPWEDDRSHHAAQPVRWVRDLRPEWVALEQVPEVLPLWRHISDVYRGWGYSVWTGILNSADYGVPQTRERAILIASRVRPVHQPETTHEENPPADALFGVRQPWVTFGEALGWVGVNRPARTITGNRAPRWAYDQANSYGTGWTLTHGPQANAAVRTADQPAATIVCSRPGNLRWTAPDGRRQVGYREAAILQGFPADYPWHGNKTSRFHQISNAVPPGLAAAVLSVAAGVPAARLETAA, encoded by the coding sequence ATGAACCTCGACCTGTACGCGGGCGCCGGCGGCTGGGACGAAGGAGCCCGCCGGATCGGACTGCGCAACATCATCGGCATCGACAACTGGTGGGACGCCTGCGCCACCGCCAAGGCAGCCGGACACCTCCGCATCCAGGCCGACGTCTCCACCTACCCGACCGCGCCGTTCGCCGGACAGGTACGAGGCAAGATCGGCTCCCCACCGTGCGGGCCGTTCAGCCGCGCCGGCAAGCAGCTCGGCCTACTCGACCAGGCCCGCGTCCACGCCCTCGTCAACCGCATGGCCGCAGGAGACGACCACTGGCAGGACATGCCCTGGGAGGACGACCGAAGCCACCACGCCGCCCAGCCCGTCCGCTGGGTCCGCGACCTCCGCCCCGAATGGGTCGCCCTGGAGCAGGTGCCCGAGGTGCTGCCCCTGTGGCGCCACATCTCCGACGTCTACCGCGGCTGGGGCTACTCGGTGTGGACCGGCATCCTCAACTCCGCCGACTACGGCGTGCCGCAGACCCGCGAGCGGGCCATCCTCATCGCCTCCCGCGTCCGCCCCGTCCACCAGCCCGAGACCACCCACGAAGAGAACCCGCCCGCCGACGCCCTGTTCGGCGTGCGCCAGCCCTGGGTGACCTTCGGCGAAGCACTCGGTTGGGTCGGCGTGAATCGACCCGCCCGCACCATCACCGGCAACCGCGCCCCCCGCTGGGCGTATGACCAGGCGAACAGCTACGGCACCGGCTGGACCCTCACCCACGGCCCGCAGGCCAACGCCGCCGTCCGTACCGCCGACCAGCCCGCCGCCACCATCGTCTGCTCCCGGCCCGGCAACCTGCGCTGGACGGCCCCCGATGGCCGCCGGCAGGTCGGCTACCGGGAGGCCGCCATCCTCCAGGGCTTCCCCGCGGACTACCCGTGGCACGGCAACAAGACGTCCCGGTTCCACCAGATCAGCAACGCGGTTCCGCCGGGGCTGGCCGCCGCGGTTCTCTCCGTCGCCGCCGGGGTGCCGGCCGCGCGCCTGGAGACGGCCGCGTGA
- a CDS encoding recombinase family protein, which translates to MITLPPLVAYLRVSTDRQAEDGYGLDVQTEAIKTWAKEQKRRIVAWYRDEGISGALLAREGWMDVEDAISGKRAGGVIVYKLDRLARDTMVQETLMQSVWKLGGEVYSTSSTETNLRDDPEDPSRKLIRTIMGAVNTYERDMIALRMRRGRRLKANRGGFAYGSPAFGQRSVNKQLVKDPTEQATLRRLVELHTQDFSTRQIAAALNAEGRTTKRGKQWTSAGVSDVLRRQATGRHRGKAMTP; encoded by the coding sequence GTGATCACCCTGCCGCCGCTGGTCGCGTACCTCCGCGTCAGCACCGACCGCCAAGCCGAAGACGGCTACGGCCTCGACGTCCAAACCGAAGCCATCAAGACCTGGGCCAAGGAACAGAAGCGGCGCATCGTCGCCTGGTACCGCGACGAAGGCATCAGCGGCGCCCTCCTCGCCCGCGAAGGCTGGATGGACGTCGAAGATGCCATCAGCGGCAAGCGCGCTGGCGGGGTCATCGTCTACAAGCTCGACCGGCTCGCCCGCGACACCATGGTCCAAGAGACGCTGATGCAGTCCGTGTGGAAGCTCGGCGGCGAGGTGTACTCCACCAGCTCCACCGAGACGAACCTCCGCGACGATCCCGAAGACCCGTCCCGCAAGCTCATCCGCACGATCATGGGCGCGGTCAACACCTACGAGCGGGACATGATCGCCCTCCGCATGCGCCGGGGCCGCCGGCTCAAGGCCAACCGGGGCGGCTTCGCCTACGGCTCCCCGGCGTTCGGGCAGCGGTCCGTCAACAAGCAGCTCGTCAAGGACCCCACCGAGCAGGCCACCCTGCGCCGCCTCGTCGAGCTGCACACCCAGGACTTCTCCACCCGGCAGATCGCCGCCGCCCTCAACGCCGAGGGCCGCACCACCAAGCGCGGGAAGCAGTGGACGTCCGCCGGAGTGTCCGACGTGCTGCGCCGCCAAGCCACCGGCCGCCACCGCGGCAAGGCCATGACCCCGTAA
- a CDS encoding HNH endonuclease, producing the protein MLQAKRQRRPRPTHAEDKRRAAAVAAHRREHGDWCPGWRRDPHEASDLTADHVDAVAAGGAESGDLQVLCRSCNSAKGAR; encoded by the coding sequence ATGCTGCAAGCCAAGCGCCAACGCCGGCCCCGACCTACCCACGCCGAGGACAAGCGCAGGGCAGCAGCAGTGGCAGCGCACAGACGCGAGCACGGGGACTGGTGCCCTGGCTGGCGGCGTGACCCGCACGAGGCGAGCGACCTGACCGCAGACCACGTCGATGCCGTGGCCGCGGGTGGCGCGGAGTCCGGTGACCTGCAGGTGTTGTGCCGGTCGTGCAACAGCGCGAAGGGCGCACGGTAG
- a CDS encoding phage portal protein family protein has protein sequence MTAPVNEIGYAHAYPGNNWWTADEEPTPELRWPESVAVYDAMRSQDSQVGSVLRAVTYPLRRTPWRIDPAGARDEVVQLIAEDLGLPVAGRNPEPTPRTRDRFSWPEHLRLALLMLPFGHMFFEQVYRIDGQGRARLRKLAERMPRTIEKVDVAADGGLISITQYSAKTGDRARPIPVDRLVAYVLEREGGNWLGRSVLRSCYKNWLIKDRLLRVQAQTIERNGMGVPLYTGAENEADLTKGAQMAQAWRAGQSAGSAIPYGAKMELLGVTGELPDADKPIRYHDEQIARAVLAHFLNLGTQTGSWALGTTFADFFTLSLQTLAQQVADVATQHIVEDLVDLNFGEDEPAPRVVFDEIGSRQAATAQALKMLADAGILLPDRSLEEAARQAYGLPPKDYPRPTPAPPSQEDPDA, from the coding sequence GTGACCGCACCGGTGAACGAGATCGGCTACGCCCACGCCTACCCCGGTAACAACTGGTGGACGGCCGATGAGGAGCCGACGCCGGAGTTGCGGTGGCCGGAGTCGGTGGCCGTCTACGACGCGATGCGTTCCCAGGACTCGCAGGTCGGGTCGGTGCTCCGCGCGGTCACCTACCCGCTGCGGCGCACCCCGTGGCGCATCGACCCGGCGGGTGCGCGTGACGAGGTGGTGCAGCTCATCGCGGAGGACCTCGGCCTGCCGGTGGCGGGCCGCAACCCGGAGCCGACGCCACGGACGAGGGACCGTTTCTCGTGGCCGGAGCATCTTCGCCTGGCGCTGCTGATGCTGCCGTTCGGGCACATGTTCTTCGAGCAGGTGTACCGCATCGACGGCCAGGGCCGGGCTCGGCTGCGGAAGCTGGCGGAGCGGATGCCCCGCACCATCGAGAAGGTCGACGTTGCCGCCGACGGTGGCCTGATCTCCATCACCCAGTACAGCGCGAAGACCGGCGACCGGGCGCGGCCGATCCCGGTGGACCGGCTGGTCGCTTACGTGTTGGAGCGTGAGGGCGGTAACTGGCTGGGCCGGTCGGTGCTGCGGTCCTGCTACAAGAACTGGCTCATCAAGGACCGGCTGCTGCGGGTGCAGGCGCAGACTATCGAACGCAACGGCATGGGTGTGCCGCTGTACACCGGCGCTGAGAACGAGGCGGACCTGACCAAGGGCGCCCAGATGGCGCAGGCGTGGCGCGCCGGTCAGTCGGCGGGGTCGGCGATCCCGTACGGCGCGAAGATGGAGCTGCTCGGTGTCACCGGTGAGCTGCCGGACGCGGACAAGCCGATCCGCTACCACGACGAGCAGATCGCCCGCGCCGTCCTCGCGCACTTCCTGAACCTGGGCACTCAGACCGGCTCGTGGGCGCTGGGTACCACGTTCGCGGACTTCTTCACCCTGTCGCTGCAGACCCTCGCCCAGCAGGTCGCGGACGTTGCGACGCAGCACATCGTCGAGGACCTCGTCGACCTGAACTTCGGTGAGGACGAGCCCGCACCGCGGGTGGTGTTCGACGAGATCGGTTCCCGGCAGGCGGCGACAGCGCAGGCGCTGAAGATGCTCGCCGACGCGGGGATCCTGCTGCCCGACCGGTCGCTGGAAGAGGCAGCGCGGCAGGCGTACGGCCTGCCCCCGAAGGACTACCCGCGCCCCACCCCCGCACCCCCGAGCCAGGAGGACCCCGATGCCTGA
- a CDS encoding head maturation protease, ClpP-related codes for MPEQALPQLPERLERLRSRPTAKAGDWYRIEAKADARTAEVSIYDEIGMWGTAAKDFAAEVRALDVDAITLRINSPGGDAWDGVAIYNVVKDHPAQVTVVVDGIAASAASVIAQAGDRIVMNRGSQMMIHDASGLVMGNADDMREFADVLDKMSDSLAGIYAARAGGTVEQWRATMRTDTWYMAAEAVEAGLADALADDDKPAPTNSARPRVTAAEAARRIHAAAVKQTPDADPATGPSETRKGAAEMQFTDEERAELRARFALAADAGDDAIKAALLARPSATPPEDTSEPEKPASKPKATTGQMVIDQAAWDAQQETIRRLEAAEARRRREERDSVIAQAVADGKFPPARKPHYERAWDADPEGARELIAGLAKNVVPVAALGYAVDATDADFELEFAGLFPPSRKGA; via the coding sequence ATGCCTGAGCAGGCATTGCCGCAGCTTCCCGAGCGGCTGGAGCGGCTCCGGTCGCGGCCGACCGCGAAGGCGGGCGACTGGTACCGGATCGAGGCGAAGGCCGATGCCCGCACGGCCGAGGTGTCCATCTACGACGAGATCGGCATGTGGGGTACCGCGGCGAAGGACTTCGCGGCGGAGGTCCGCGCCCTCGACGTGGATGCCATCACGCTGCGGATCAACTCGCCCGGCGGGGACGCCTGGGACGGGGTGGCCATCTACAACGTGGTCAAGGACCACCCGGCGCAGGTGACCGTTGTCGTCGACGGCATCGCCGCGTCGGCGGCGTCGGTGATCGCGCAGGCGGGCGACCGGATCGTCATGAACCGCGGTTCACAGATGATGATCCACGACGCTTCCGGGCTGGTCATGGGCAACGCCGACGACATGCGCGAGTTTGCCGACGTGCTCGACAAGATGTCCGACTCGCTGGCCGGGATCTACGCGGCCCGCGCCGGCGGCACCGTCGAGCAGTGGCGGGCAACGATGCGCACCGACACGTGGTACATGGCCGCCGAGGCGGTCGAAGCCGGCCTCGCGGACGCTCTCGCCGACGACGACAAGCCGGCCCCCACGAACTCGGCCCGCCCGCGGGTGACCGCGGCCGAGGCTGCCCGCCGCATCCACGCGGCGGCTGTGAAACAGACCCCCGACGCCGACCCGGCGACCGGGCCGTCCGAAACGAGGAAGGGAGCTGCCGAGATGCAGTTCACCGATGAGGAGCGTGCGGAGCTTCGTGCTCGGTTCGCCCTCGCCGCGGATGCGGGCGACGACGCCATCAAGGCAGCTCTGCTGGCTCGGCCGTCGGCGACCCCGCCCGAAGACACCAGCGAGCCCGAGAAGCCGGCGTCGAAGCCGAAGGCCACCACCGGCCAGATGGTCATCGACCAGGCGGCGTGGGACGCGCAGCAGGAGACGATCCGCCGGCTGGAGGCCGCTGAGGCGCGCCGCCGGCGGGAGGAGCGCGACAGCGTGATCGCGCAGGCGGTGGCGGACGGGAAGTTCCCGCCGGCCCGTAAGCCGCACTACGAGCGGGCGTGGGACGCCGACCCGGAGGGCGCGCGTGAGCTGATCGCCGGGCTGGCCAAGAACGTCGTCCCGGTGGCCGCGCTCGGCTACGCCGTTGACGCCACCGACGCCGACTTCGAGCTGGAGTTCGCCGGGCTGTTCCCGCCGAGCCGGAAGGGGGCCTGA
- a CDS encoding capsid cement protein yields MADYTPVYTNGNKPMTKTASAAITGGQIVAASGVSTVAPAGAASTAVVGVAAHDAANGARVTVWPLTNVEHEVTVVAAGTVTAGDGVVTGASGTAATAAVATAAAAGTLIGTATTTATAPNKVRFIGRG; encoded by the coding sequence ATGGCCGACTACACCCCGGTCTACACCAACGGCAACAAGCCGATGACCAAGACCGCCTCCGCCGCCATCACCGGCGGGCAGATCGTGGCCGCCTCCGGCGTGTCCACGGTCGCCCCGGCCGGCGCCGCGTCGACCGCCGTGGTCGGTGTGGCCGCCCACGACGCCGCGAACGGCGCCCGCGTCACCGTGTGGCCGCTGACCAACGTCGAGCACGAGGTCACCGTTGTGGCCGCGGGCACTGTGACCGCCGGCGACGGCGTGGTCACTGGCGCGTCCGGCACCGCCGCGACCGCCGCCGTCGCCACCGCTGCGGCGGCCGGCACGCTGATCGGCACCGCCACCACCACCGCGACCGCACCGAACAAGGTGCGCTTCATCGGCCGCGGCTGA
- a CDS encoding phage major capsid protein, with translation MPGTFPAAAPTLSGDQLTISRFLQSPALIQRRLRDYRDLRFVSDQLLTQRFRSQGGAVLYEQSEAFVTDRAVEAVGAGSVYPYANLATGTAAVAAISKWGQKVLLTDEEIARNAYAGSAIDRAMRKVVNSIIKQVDAISMSAIQSAAADTATAGSWDNATAANRKPLEDILLAVQRIEDRNQGYRPDTLVVSPKAYTYLMLSDAIAQLRQRETTDNPVYTGEIEVVAGLTVIKTPSLTTTALVLDSQQLGGMADETDGSPGYAVSDLAVQVKAIRKDEQDAWDLQGRRKTVPIVQESGAVEEITGVVS, from the coding sequence GTGCCTGGCACTTTCCCGGCTGCCGCGCCGACCCTTTCGGGCGACCAGCTGACCATCTCGCGTTTCCTGCAGAGCCCCGCGCTGATCCAGCGGCGCCTGCGCGACTACCGCGACCTGCGGTTCGTCTCCGACCAGCTGCTCACCCAGCGGTTCCGTTCCCAGGGTGGGGCGGTGCTGTACGAGCAGTCGGAGGCGTTCGTCACCGACCGGGCCGTGGAGGCTGTCGGCGCCGGTTCGGTGTACCCGTACGCCAACCTGGCCACCGGCACCGCCGCGGTGGCGGCGATCTCGAAGTGGGGGCAGAAGGTTCTGCTCACCGACGAGGAGATCGCCCGTAACGCGTACGCCGGGTCGGCGATCGACCGGGCGATGCGCAAGGTCGTCAACTCGATCATCAAGCAGGTCGACGCGATCTCCATGTCGGCGATCCAGTCGGCTGCCGCGGACACCGCCACCGCCGGGTCGTGGGACAACGCGACCGCCGCGAACCGCAAGCCGCTGGAGGACATCCTCCTGGCGGTGCAGCGGATCGAGGACCGCAACCAGGGCTACCGGCCGGACACCCTCGTCGTGTCGCCGAAGGCGTACACGTACCTGATGCTGTCCGACGCGATCGCGCAGCTGCGGCAGCGGGAGACCACCGACAACCCGGTGTACACGGGTGAGATCGAGGTCGTGGCCGGTCTGACGGTCATCAAGACCCCGTCGCTGACGACGACCGCGCTGGTGCTGGACTCCCAGCAGCTCGGTGGGATGGCCGACGAGACCGACGGTTCGCCCGGCTACGCCGTGTCGGACCTGGCGGTGCAGGTGAAGGCGATCCGCAAGGACGAGCAGGACGCGTGGGACCTGCAGGGCCGCCGCAAGACGGTCCCGATCGTGCAGGAGTCCGGCGCGGTCGAGGAGATCACCGGGGTGGTGTCCTGA
- a CDS encoding DUF4082 domain-containing protein, whose product MAESLFTSQTPAVTDASDGTPGISTATTVRFTAAGTVSAIRFRSTTTVGGTYTGELWRVDANDNSPAGTKLASAVLGGTPSGGAWVEIPITPVSVVTNTLYRAVVHNNQGRYVATLNLFDSALTNGNITADAHTSNPVGLGVLNQGTFAISATANVYPANEGSGGTCYFVDVVFDTGGGGSTVAPDGISVPAAVGGPSVSWPGAVAPDGVSVPAAVGAPALAWSGQVAPAGLSVLVDVGSPLVGVAPVAPDGLVVPLAVGAPAVGWSASAAPDGVAVPVAVGLPGAGMPGTVIVRPFTGTVARPDAGVVVRP is encoded by the coding sequence GTGGCGGAGTCGCTGTTCACGAGTCAAACGCCAGCCGTCACGGACGCGTCCGACGGCACCCCCGGGATCAGCACCGCCACCACCGTCCGGTTCACTGCCGCTGGGACGGTAAGCGCGATCCGCTTCCGATCCACGACGACGGTGGGTGGGACGTACACGGGCGAGCTGTGGCGGGTCGACGCCAACGACAACAGCCCCGCCGGCACCAAGCTCGCCTCCGCGGTGCTGGGTGGTACACCGTCCGGTGGGGCGTGGGTGGAAATCCCCATCACGCCGGTGTCGGTGGTCACGAACACCCTGTACCGGGCGGTCGTGCACAACAACCAGGGCCGCTACGTCGCGACCTTGAACTTGTTCGACTCGGCTCTGACGAACGGCAACATCACCGCCGACGCGCACACCTCCAACCCGGTCGGGCTGGGTGTCCTCAACCAGGGCACGTTCGCGATCTCCGCGACCGCCAACGTGTACCCGGCGAACGAGGGTTCCGGCGGTACCTGCTACTTCGTCGACGTCGTGTTCGACACGGGCGGCGGCGGTTCGACGGTCGCCCCGGACGGCATCTCCGTTCCCGCGGCCGTTGGCGGTCCGTCCGTCTCCTGGCCGGGTGCGGTGGCCCCGGATGGTGTCAGCGTGCCGGCGGCGGTCGGTGCTCCGGCGTTGGCGTGGTCGGGGCAGGTGGCGCCGGCCGGGTTGTCGGTTCTGGTTGATGTGGGGTCGCCGCTGGTCGGTGTCGCCCCTGTCGCCCCGGACGGGCTGGTTGTGCCGTTGGCGGTGGGCGCTCCGGCTGTGGGGTGGTCGGCTTCGGCTGCTCCTGACGGGGTGGCTGTTCCTGTGGCGGTCGGGCTGCCCGGGGCAGGTATGCCGGGCACGGTGATTGTTCGCCCGTTCACAGGCACGGTGGCCAGGCCGGACGCGGGAGTGGTGGTGAGGCCGTGA
- a CDS encoding DUF6093 family protein, whose protein sequence is MSVDTLLARGRATAEALMVDECVIRRDGGTTYDPETGYPTPVTTEVYAGKCRIQQQTASAADRNVGEAAVLLLHLEVQVPMSVVGVQADDVVEVTASRHDPDLLGRRFRVRDLFHKTHATSRRIGCQEVTS, encoded by the coding sequence GTGAGCGTTGACACTCTGCTGGCCCGCGGTCGGGCTACCGCCGAGGCGCTGATGGTCGACGAGTGTGTGATCCGCCGCGACGGCGGCACCACCTACGACCCGGAGACCGGCTACCCGACCCCGGTCACGACCGAGGTGTACGCGGGAAAGTGCCGCATCCAGCAGCAGACAGCGTCGGCCGCTGACCGCAACGTCGGTGAGGCGGCAGTGCTGCTGCTGCACCTGGAGGTGCAGGTGCCGATGTCGGTGGTCGGCGTGCAGGCCGATGACGTGGTGGAGGTGACCGCGTCGCGGCACGACCCGGACCTGCTGGGCCGCCGGTTCCGGGTGCGGGACCTGTTCCACAAGACGCATGCGACATCGCGGCGGATCGGCTGCCAGGAGGTGACCTCGTGA
- a CDS encoding HNH endonuclease signature motif containing protein: protein MNARDMCSMHYRRWYRSVGRTSGATRGLPPMERFMRMVAKTDECWLWTGPQNLAGYGSFGVGRGSKRNAHRWLWEQINGRASPKLHLDHLCRNRLCVRPEHMELVTHSENIRRGARSTYQSDKTQCVHGHPYDEVNTAWYRGTRYCRTCKREATKQRRDRLRQAGTLSNR from the coding sequence GTGAACGCTCGCGACATGTGCTCGATGCATTACCGCCGCTGGTACCGCAGCGTGGGCCGCACCAGCGGAGCCACTCGGGGGTTGCCGCCGATGGAGCGGTTCATGCGGATGGTCGCGAAGACCGATGAGTGCTGGCTCTGGACTGGGCCGCAGAACCTAGCCGGCTACGGCTCCTTTGGGGTCGGGCGCGGTAGCAAGCGCAACGCCCACCGCTGGCTGTGGGAGCAGATCAACGGGCGCGCGTCGCCGAAGCTGCACCTAGATCACCTTTGCAGGAACCGGCTCTGCGTCAGGCCTGAGCACATGGAGCTGGTCACTCACTCGGAGAACATCCGGCGAGGGGCGCGAAGCACCTACCAGTCGGACAAGACGCAGTGCGTCCATGGCCACCCGTACGACGAGGTCAACACCGCCTGGTATCGCGGAACGCGGTACTGCCGGACGTGCAAGCGCGAGGCGACCAAGCAGCGCAGGGACCGGCTCCGTCAGGCGGGAACGCTCTCCAACCGGTAG
- a CDS encoding HNH endonuclease, which translates to MATVTPPCSVVECDRPARARGWCLPHYKRWRRRGTIHDITPEHRFFSHVEEGENGCWLWTAGRYPAGYGKFSVDGSTELPHRWAYEFFIAEIPAGLSLDHLCRTPPCVNPWHLEPVTDRVNVVVRGTGPSARNARKTHCPQGHAYDTGNTYVSPRGDRGCRACRVAAERRHSLK; encoded by the coding sequence ATGGCCACCGTAACCCCTCCGTGTTCAGTTGTGGAGTGCGACCGTCCGGCACGTGCCCGGGGATGGTGCCTGCCGCACTACAAGCGCTGGCGCCGCAGAGGAACCATCCACGACATCACGCCGGAGCATCGCTTCTTCTCCCACGTTGAGGAGGGCGAGAACGGCTGCTGGCTCTGGACAGCAGGCCGATACCCCGCTGGGTACGGGAAGTTCTCGGTCGACGGATCGACCGAACTGCCGCACCGGTGGGCGTACGAGTTCTTCATCGCCGAGATTCCGGCCGGGTTGTCGCTCGACCACCTGTGCCGCACTCCGCCCTGCGTCAACCCGTGGCACCTCGAACCCGTGACCGATCGGGTCAACGTCGTCGTGCGCGGGACCGGACCAAGCGCGCGGAACGCGCGCAAGACGCATTGCCCGCAAGGGCACGCCTACGACACCGGCAACACCTACGTCAGCCCGAGGGGCGACCGAGGTTGCCGAGCATGTCGGGTGGCGGCTGAGCGCCGCCATTCACTCAAGTAG
- a CDS encoding phage tail tube protein encodes MADIPVDGNTRVAWVPAIANKAAPTTTELNAGILLQSVITADGLVGFEAETADVDTTSLASTFNTVTIGRDTFSGTLLRIKKQDGTDTAYNTLVRGATGHIVIRRDIAETTSWASSQKVEVYPVVVGQARRLAPEANTVARYEVPTKISAAPELRATVA; translated from the coding sequence TTGGCAGACATACCCGTCGACGGAAATACCCGCGTGGCGTGGGTTCCGGCGATCGCGAACAAGGCCGCCCCCACCACCACCGAGCTGAACGCCGGGATCCTGCTCCAGAGCGTCATCACCGCCGACGGGCTCGTCGGGTTCGAAGCGGAGACCGCCGACGTCGACACGACCTCGCTGGCGAGCACCTTCAACACGGTGACGATCGGCCGGGACACCTTCTCCGGGACCCTGCTGCGGATCAAGAAGCAGGACGGCACCGACACCGCCTACAACACCCTCGTCCGCGGTGCGACCGGGCACATCGTGATCCGCCGGGACATCGCCGAGACCACCTCGTGGGCGTCCTCGCAGAAGGTCGAGGTGTACCCGGTCGTGGTCGGCCAGGCGCGCCGGCTGGCGCCGGAGGCGAACACGGTCGCCCGCTACGAGGTGCCGACGAAGATTTCGGCCGCGCCGGAGCTGCGCGCCACCGTCGCCTAA